A window of Sagittula sp. P11 genomic DNA:
AACGGCACCGCGGCTGATTTTTGCCGATCCGAAAAAGCCATGCAACGAAACGTCGAGGAAGCTGCGTTACGTCCCTGTTCCCACAGTACAGGAGAGCAGGAATGAAACGAATCCTCACCGCAACGGCCCTTGGCCTCATCACCCTGACCGCCCCGCTTGCGGCAAGCGCCGAAAAGGCCTGCCCCCCGGGTCTTGCCAAGAAGGACCCGGCCTGCGTCCCGCCGGGCCTTGCCAAGAAGATGCCGCAGGGCGGGAAGGCTGACAACGACAAGGTGTATTACGAAGTCCGCCGCGGTGAGCCGATCCCCGACCGTTACATCCTGCTGGAGAACCCCTCGCAGTACGGGCTCGATCCGAACCGAACGTATTACCACCTAGGCAATCAGGTTGTGCGCGTCGATCCGGACACCCGCGCCGTCCTGTCGATCATCGGTGCGATTGCCGAACTTTCGAACTGATATCCCGCGGGGCCGCCTTCAAAGGCGGCCCCCTCTCTCATTTCATTTGCAGATTCTCGAAGTTGATCCACATCATTTCCCCGCGGAGCCCCGCAATCTAAGGCTTATTGCAGATCAATCTTTTGGGGGAAGTCTTCGATGTTCGCGAAAAACATGGGTCAAACCGACCGTATCGTCCGCGCCGTTCTGGGCGTCGTCCTGCTCATCCTCGCCTTCGCCACGCTTGCCGGGGTTTGGGCTTGGATCGCCGGGATCGTCGGCGTCCTGATGCTGGCCACCTCGGCCATGGGGTCCTGCCCGCCCTACAGCCTTCTGGGCATCAACACCTGCAAGACCAAGTAAGGATCAAAGCGGCATTGGGGCGCCGCGCGCGCCCTGCCGCCTCAGGACAGCGACGTCCTGACCCTCTCGTAGACCGGCTCCGGCGTGTCGTTGCCGCTGCCGCCGCCCGGCTCTTCCTCCGGCGCGATGCTGGGCGGAAGGCTGGAGGTCTCGCTGCCGTCCTTCGCGGACTCCGGCTTGGTGAACGCCGGCGTGGCTTCCGGGGTCACACCGGCCACCTCCATGATCCGGTCGCGCGCCTCCTCGGCGATGCGCCGGCCTTCGTCTATGGCAACATCTGCGCGGTAGAGTTCCAGCAATCCCATGGCGTTCAGCAAATCGGCCTGCAGCAGCACGTCCGGCGGATCGGAAGCCTCGCGCGCCTTGCGCATGAACTCCATCATGATCTCGATAGAGATGGTCACCACCTCGGCGTAGCCGGGCACGGGCTCTTTCCGGGTCTGGGGCAGCAACCCGCCGATGGTTTCCGGCAGTTGCGCACCCAGCTTGTCCCACAAACCGGTCACCGGCTTCGGTTCCCACATCTTGCCGTGGCGCGCGTCGGGGTGGACCGCGATGGTGCAGGTCGCGCCAAGCGCACGGACGGCAGAGGCCGGA
This region includes:
- a CDS encoding excinuclease ABC subunit A; translated protein: MKRILTATALGLITLTAPLAASAEKACPPGLAKKDPACVPPGLAKKMPQGGKADNDKVYYEVRRGEPIPDRYILLENPSQYGLDPNRTYYHLGNQVVRVDPDTRAVLSIIGAIAELSN
- a CDS encoding DUF2892 domain-containing protein — encoded protein: MFAKNMGQTDRIVRAVLGVVLLILAFATLAGVWAWIAGIVGVLMLATSAMGSCPPYSLLGINTCKTK
- a CDS encoding patatin-like phospholipase family protein; the protein is MTVLGLALGAGGARGWCHIGVLRALEDMGVEPQVVAGCSMGAVVGAAWAGGKLDALEDWARGLTQGKFLKFLDFRLDRGGVIEGKAVTRLMEELELPENIEDLPRPFLAVATDMSTGREIWLRKGNLAQAVRASASIPGVFSPTEVDGRWLLDGGLINPVPASAVRALGATCTIAVHPDARHGKMWEPKPVTGLWDKLGAQLPETIGGLLPQTRKEPVPGYAEVVTISIEIMMEFMRKAREASDPPDVLLQADLLNAMGLLELYRADVAIDEGRRIAEEARDRIMEVAGVTPEATPAFTKPESAKDGSETSSLPPSIAPEEEPGGGSGNDTPEPVYERVRTSLS